Below is a genomic region from Sebastes umbrosus isolate fSebUmb1 chromosome 20, fSebUmb1.pri, whole genome shotgun sequence.
cacagttccatagtgcaaaaacacgttagtaaaaaggcagtaaaaaagttagtagtgcaaagtacaaagtacaaaaaaatataccagatataaaaatacaaggagctgaagaaaactgttaaaagtgaatatagtgcagggtaacagctgtgatacaggactattaaaaagtgcagaagagactgttaaaaatgagtatagtgcagggtaactccagtagctagtctaaagtgcactgtatgcattattatctgtcctgcagaccgtctttattaactttattgcagactcaaggtccagataagaaaaaaagaaaaagcaccaacaacaatacattacatttaatacattacaatataggaagcactataaaaagtcatatagtcaaatagataattcatacgacaccttctcacacaaaaatatatcttatactgtatatgttcttaatgtatatgttcttaatatgcctgtatatattcttaatatgcccttgtacaaagtatttacttttataattgtaatataacttattatttaaatggagcttcccagcaaaaagcatttcacacgattgtacctgtataaccggcgtgacaataaacatcttgaatcttgattaaaagatattaaaaataataatattaatataaatatatacatacatcaatgccttacatataaagaactataccagtgcatccacagctgtgattggtaccgTGTAGTGCTAAATCTGATATTAGACAACTGCAACATTATGTCATTCTCAGAGTGATTAAGCCGACATATAAATTTGTACATGAGATTTcttaatacagtttaaaaagTACTAAagcctgcagacacaaacatttcacttgcactggaacatcttggtatttttaataatattcacATTGCATCATTATATGCGACCATATTAAACATCTAATCATGAAGTATTTTAAATAAGTTGAACTGGTGCGTGAGCCATTCAAACCTTTAATAATATAGTTATATCAGGAGTGACAACAAAAGCAACTActagaaagtgttttttataattttttattcatttttatttattgtttgagtAGCATACACCATCACATTAGAGTAAAGTGCgacagtgatgtggaaactCCTCCAGTGGCTGAAGGGAACTTGTTCTCAGAGTGAATGCACTGAAGCCCTGAGGCCTGTCCCTCTTCCCATCAGATCCAGCTCAGGTGCACGATGAGTGCATTTACTGGGGGATCGTCACTCTGCCAccgatgacaaattgaagaaaATCCATCAGAGAAGTTCTGCTATGTCCTTCTCCACCTTCTCAATGGGGCAATGAAGTTCATACCTGCAGTAAAGGGGAAACATTAGAGACACTATTATGTCTGACCTAATGAAGGGCTGATAGGGGTTTCTAACTCGCGGCTTGTAATCTGTAATTTCACCTTTTGAAGGGCATGCCATCTGCAGTAATTAGGAACTTCTCAAAATTCCACCGAATGTCATTGACATTTATTGGCGTCCAGTAGAATTTCTTCATATCTCCAATAACAGGGTTCACAAATGGCAAACACTCCTGTGGCAAACGAGAAATGACAGTGTATATGGGGTTTTTCAGGGCAAAACAGCTGCAGCACTGACCGCACGGATTtcatatatttaaaacacattaccTTAAGATAGGCGAATAGAGGCTCTTCATTTATTCCATTGACCTCAACCTTTCCAAACACAGGAAACTTTGGCACAAAGCCCGCACCAGGTCTCACATACTTAAGAACATTGAGGGTTTCATGATTCGtctctgaaaaaataaaaataaaaataattattacagaattattactttttaaacaTATGCTGCATGAAAACCATACAATAACTTGTCAAATGTTTACCACATAGCATGAGCATGTACATCAGACAAACAAATGTGTATGTAGGTCAGTGGTGAAAGAAGTATTCACATTGTTTAATTCAGTTAAAGTACCAATACATGAAGGTAAACATACCCCATatcaagtaaaagtcctgctttcAAAAAAGTATTGAAGtattagcagcaaaatgtatctAAAGCACCAAAAGTAAAACTCATTCTGACGGATTTTTATATATTACATAAGAAGCATTTTACTGGTCAAGGTGCAgctagttttaactactttatgtACAGTTTGGTAGTTTAGTTTAGATGTTTTTAACCTATAGGTGTCgggcccctccaaagggtcacacAATAAATCTCAGGGGTCATAAAATGATTAATGTGGTAAGAGGAAATCCCTCTTTGACATCACAAAAAGTTTTGAAATCATCAATCAGTGGTTATCTTTAACAATGTATTGGATTTTATAAATTTATCGTATGTTTTTTGTACAATCTTAATCTGATGATCAGAAATATAGCCGATaattaaatgtagtggagtacaaaGTATAATAtatctctgaaatgtagtagagtatagaagtataaagtagcatataatggaaatactcaagtaacgtacgagtacctcaaatttgttcTTAAGtatattacttgagtaaatgtacacaGTTATAgcctacactgtaaaaacaaaaaaaagtgtaaaataacggaaattttccggcagcaggggcaccagaaaatgtctgttaaaaaacggaaaaaaactgtccgttaattaacataaataaactgtaacccagtaattatctttatataattagcctttattactgtaattttacaaggaatattttacttttaacatatatttattgttagaatagtcatacaccgtaaatctaagaccatttacatataaatcacaaatgaaacatgtaattttacattgcaaaagcccaaatttacattaactctcagaagttttgcaaagaaaatctgtatttttacaagaaatatttttaaaattccatgaaatccttttcttctaacataaattaattgttaaaatagagtcataaacctctaaaaaacagaataattatctttaaaaatgatcaagaaaagcttaaatacagataattacgattgtgattacaaaaaatactgtaaatctaagaccatttacatataaatcacaaatgaaacatatcatttttacattttttttctgtcattttgaaatacagacaaaaaatttagaatttcttgaaaaaaactgtaaaaaaagtgttatgtttttttacagtgtatagaTACAATATTCCTCTTGGTACAGTGTACTACCAGGTAAATAATCTGTTATTTCTGTCACATTTGTACCCACCAGGTGACTGAAGACCGAACTGGTTGCTGGGGAATCCCAGGACAGTGAAATTGAGGTCGCCAAACATTTCCATCAGTGCATTCAGTCTGTGGTACTGAAGGAAACAGGACACAAAATCAGACACCTTCAATAAAAAATGACTGTTATGTGTTATGAGATAATGTGGTCTGAACTGCAATCAATCAGTGCTCTTGTAGAATATTACCTCCTCTATTGTTGACCCTCAGAAGGTGGCAACGTTGATGATGAGAAGCACTTTACCCCTGTAGTTATTGAGCGGAACCGACTGTCCATCCAGGGTCTCAACAGAGAAATCATAGATTGATTTATTCGCCATGCTTGTACTTTAGCTTGTATATGGGATTGTAGTCAGTCAAGAGTGAGTATTCACTCGGCTATCCTGTTGGCTCATCTCGTTCACTGAAACATAACTCATGGGTCAGCAATTGTTCAGCATGACTGACTTCATTGTTCTCCTGGGCAGAGGTGAGCTGGCAGAATGACCATTTGTTCTGCACACGTGTTCCAGGGAAATAGGCTGCTAATGTGGTGACAGCTAATTGGCTTTGAggaaattaaatattcaaaataatcaTATGGGTCACACTGATTTTTGTCTGGATCATTTCCTCTTTAGAACTGACACAGAAAGAAGTTTAACATTAAGAGTAAAATCCCCAAATtctcattaataataataataataataataataataattataataattataatacattttatttgtatagcacttttctaaaaaCTCAAACACACTTTACATAGATAATaagatcataaaacaaggacatcattaaaaaaaaaaaaacacacaatattaatcaaacattaaaagcagttctaaataggtgagttttgatttgtgatttgaatGTGGTGCAGTCTTACATTGATTTTAtcagttttttatttaacaacaaCAGTATAATTATGAGACAGACTGTATATTTTGTTCCTAAGTCTAAAGTTACTGTATGCAAAACAATATGCACAGAATCTTTTagatttctatttatttatatacttatattcCTTCCTGATAACATATTTGTAACTACTTATTTAGATTCATGCTCTGCTAATAttgttttgtaaatgtaaataaattaaaaaatctacATGAAACCAACCAATGCTGGCAAATGCATGATTATAAgagtataaaacatttaaaagtgttattttataATTGTTATAGCACATAATGCATGATTATAAGagtataaaacatgtaaaagagTTATTTTATAATCATTATAGCACCTCATGTAAATTACTTTAACATAATCAGTGACGTCAACCCGGACATTTACAACTGCTACATTCAGGTTCCTCGTAAACGCGTGAGTCCATAATTATATTAGACTTAAGTCACTTAAATATAATGTCTATGAGatttatatttagtatttagATTTATATGATAGTAAACGACAAAAACATACTCCCTAAAGGGGTTGATGGTAGTTGTTGTTTTAGTTTGCACGTCAAGTGGCGCATAATTGGGCTAATTTGTCGTTTACCaacagagagaaatggaggaaatagCCTATAATGTAGCAATAACAGTATAAATATGTGGGTTTATCACTTTTACAATCAATTCGTGGATTTTATCTTCCCTAAATACCAAATTTGGTAGATTCACAACGTTATTGTTGGATAGTTCATGTGCCATTCCGATCTTAATGGAAAAGTCCGACGGTCCCTGAATGCAGCATTGGGTTTGGGTTACACCTCAAGCTCTTGCAAAGATGCTACAAGAAAACACCTTATTTTGTCATCTATGTGAAGAACAACACGCCTTTAAACACTCTGTATAACATAGTTGACTCAGCATGGATGAAGAGGCTAAGATGCGAGCGTAAGTGCTTTTTTAAAAGGGAGTTTTGTGTTGAAAAAGCAGCTGGTTTGGTGGCTAGCTTCTCAGCTAACAGTGATAGCATAACAACCAAGTCAATGAGGGATGCAGCTGGTTGTGGTTGCTCCCATCTATTTATGGCCTTCTAATGATGATTATATTACCCTGACAAGGCTGATATAACATGCATTATTGCTATATGATATTACTGACTTTTAAACCATTTAATAGTGTGATTGTTTTGCATGCACAGTGTCAAAGTAAAACACAAGGTTTGCATTCCCTCACCAGGTGCCATCTACTGGACTTGCCCTGGGAGGATGTGCTTGTTCCACATGTTTTGTGCCATTTGCCACTGCAACACCTGGTCAGCCTGCAGAGGGTGAGCAAGCAGTTCCACAGCCTCATCCAGGTGTATCTAGCCAACTGCAGGACTTTTGATCTGTCCACGGTAAGAATCCCTGATGAAGTGAGAgttttaatgaatataaactggGAATAAAAAGTTTatcttcacaatgatgtccaacttgtaaggatcatgcatttgtgggatgagcagcacagctgattatgtgggtagcgcccaagataaaatttgccaaaatgctctgtcaatggtaaacagtgtattctcctgttggtgttgactcttgttttgagttgtttggtggattggatgattgaactctctatcagtaacaaggaacaaacaagacatattggctattttacactttattcatttaatacaccatcaggagcctcagtagtaggtggaagatccatacgcagccacaacagcctggcacctcctcctcatgctggtcaccaacctggtccctcgttgcaggtcagccagcgtggttgtgctggtcactctaacacgtacagcacgcccaagctgatcccacaagtgttgaattgggttgaggtctggactcttggcaggccgatccattctctctactcccacattgtggaggtagtctgtgataaccctggctctgtatggggcgagcgttgtcatctaggaggatgaagttaggtaccagattgtggagatatgggaacgccactggctgcagaatctcatcccgatatctcactgcattgagatggtcttcaatgatgacaagccttgttttgccagtgagggagatgccgccccacaccatgacactgcccccaccaaaagctgttactccatcgatgcaacaatcagcatagtgTTCTCCgtgtcgtctccatactttgatcCTGCCATCCAACtatcgcagacagaacctggactcatcactgaatcACATTACATTCCCCCACATCTTCAGGtttcattgtctgtgttgtcgacaccagcgcaaacgggtctgacggtgaagggcaatcattgcaggcttcctggtagtcgtatgagaatacactgtttaccattggcagagcattttggcaaatttttcttgggcgctataTATAGCTATTTATATTGAGAGATGGGGTGATGGAAGTCTGCCATGTTGTGATATTTACAGATTGGACCATCCGTTCCCAAGGAAGCGTTCTGCTCCATGTTAAAGGACAACAAAGTTCTCCACAGCCTTTCTCTTCAGAGCTGTTCGGACTGGGTGACAGACAAGGAGCTGCTGCCAGTTATCGGCCAGAACCAGCACCTGCAGAGAGTGGACATGAGTGGGTGCGTTTGTCTCGCCCGCCACTCCCTGGTGGCGGTGTCCTTGAGTTGCATGCACCTCCAGCACCTCGGCCTGGCGCACTGCGAGTGGGTGGACAGCCTGTCCCTGCGCAGCCTGGCTGACCACTGCGGGGGGCTGCAGTCGATCGACCTCACCGCCTGCCGCCAGCTCAAGGACGACGCCATCTGCTACCTGGCCAAGAAGTGTCTGAAGTTGAGGTCTCTATCTTTGGCAGTCAACGCCAACGTCACCGACGAGTCGGTAGAGGAGGTGGCCAAGAACTGCAGGGGCCTAGAGCAGCTGGACCTGACAGGTTGCCTGCGGGTCAGGAACCAGTCCATCAGGTATATCACGTCTTACTTTCAAGTGTAATCCAGCTAAAGTTTGTGCACACACTTTTACATGCACCACCTCATCACTTGTGCACCCATCCATAAGATGCTCTGCATGCTGTGCTCACAGGACTCTTGCGGAGTACTGCCCGAAGCTGCAGTCCCTGAAGGTGAATCACTGTCACAACGTGACCGAGTCGAGCCTGGATCCTCTACGGAAGCGCAACGTAGTGATAGATGTTGAGCCGCCTTTACAGAGGGCTCTGGTGCTCCTTCAGGATGTGCTGGGGTTCGCTCCCTTTATCAATCTCCAGATATAGGTAAAGGGACATCTCTCTGTCCAACGAGTGCACACAGGTAGGTAATATGAGCAGCGTATCAACTGTATGAGCTTCTGACATGTTTATATCCCAAAATGTATTACAAGTCGAGTCTGTTTGCAGCAGATACTGGTGGTGACAGTCAATTGTAATCAACATTTACCTTCCTTTGTTACAGGTGTCTTCATCACTCAGCTGCATCACACGTGCATTGGAGTTGCTCTAAGAAACGCCAAGACAATCCAAGAAGACCTGGATGTTTTacactcatttaaaaaataatgtggACAAAAAAACCTCACAGGAATGTGATCAAAGATCCATATTCAAGATCGAACTGAAACTAAGTCTTAAATAACTGAAGAAAGCCATGTACTTTTAAGTATTGCTGCCTCATGTCACTGCACTATTTGTTAATCATTCAGTTTTGTAATAATGTGGCTTTATAGAAAAAGCAATTATGTACAGTGtgttattttgttcattttcaaacAAACTACATGCTTTACTTTGGACATTTTTAAGAAACATTTATCTTATGTTTCAtttggaaacattttaaaaatgtttgagtttaattaaacatttaattttgcaTGTATGTGCCTGTTTAAAGGATCAATTCACCCAAATCACGCAGAaacattttctcacttttttgtATTATCTCCACTACTGAGACTTCGGCTGCCGCCACAATACAATGAAGGTGAATGCAATTTTGTTAGTGGTGCTGACCATGTGTCTTCCAGAAACAATAATCTACAGACCTCACTGTCAACAGGTTTTAACTGCTTCAAAATGAAAACTGTTGACCAGCTTTGTTGCTTATAGTTAAACTATCTGCATGGAGAGACGCCACCAGAGATTAGTGGGaaaatatttataacattttcttGTGACTTGGGTGAAATAACCCTTTAATTCATCTTGTTAATAAATGCATACTTGTATAGCCTAGTATTTGTTTGAAATAAGTATAGGAATTTATTATGACTGTTTCCCATTGAACCCTTGAAGTgagttttgtaaaaaaaagtaccTGTGTTGAAATGGTGTTGCCCAGTAATACGGTATATGAAATATATCCGtatgaaatattaaatgaaaaataccaTCAAAAATGACTGTTGTCACTTTTCAATCCAACCTTTTCTCTCCTAATACCGATTCCAATACCTAAATTAAGGGTATCTCAAAGCACTGAACCGATACcgttgctctttttttttcaaattttaaatttaaaaatagtttttattgaAGGTACCATGAGGGCAGAGATTTCTGTGGTGCTAAAAACATCAACCACCGTTACTGAATTAAAGAAACTAATAGCAAAAGAATTTTATGATATTGATgaacaaactagggctgtcctcgaccaattGACCACCACTTTAAAtatggtgtttaccagagatgtgctcataagtgtcttggaaataagtctctcagcatgaaaaaagcacaataaatgactaatcgactaaagaaatcttaagtCGAATAAGACCaaaaacgactgattagtcactaagagggggcagcactagaagaaacattatttaatgtcGGTTAGTGGATGTCACTTTGTCAAAACGAGTGTTGAATATGGAGCTTAAAAAATACTCTTCAAGTACATGTAACATGATGTTTGGCAAATTAAGGGGTAAAGTAGATTTTTCCATGCATTCTTGACAGACTTAatatccaatccaatccaaatttatttacaAAGCAcattgaaaaacaacaaaagtggtccaaaagtgctgtacaattaaacgtaaaaacataaaaacaacacaataacacactaaGACCAATTTAAAACCAActggacattaaaataataaaagcgttaagaccaataggaaaggaaaaaggatcCAAAAGGTAAATCTCATGCTGAGCCAAAAGCCAAAGAATAAAAGTGAgttttgaggtttgatttaaaaacaggcagtgtaaacataattttttattaatatataaaaatgttcaaaataatgacCCAGGCCTAcacattatttataatttgcCCCATATCTGCAACTTGCTGTGAATAACAGGACTCCTATAATTGTCAAATATAAGAGAGAACTGTCAAAGCATTGCAGAAGTGGAGCTAAAGATGAGGTTCATCTCTTCAGTGCACAGCAGTTTAGTGACACAAGGTGGCAGCAGTGAGTCAGgatgtgtgtctgttttaatCCTACTGTTTGAGAGGCTGCATGACTTCCAAACTACAGCCTACATGCAGGAATAGTGATAgtttacaatgttaaatatgtcagaaaacagtgtcAAGGGTATATAAAAAAAGGCCAGGAACCTCTTTCTGTAAGATTTAAAGAACAAGTCTAATGTGTGACTGGTTATGCagattgtgaaaataaacagctACATGATCTTTATAACACTTGATGCAGTGAATGCACAATAAGAATGAAAGCTTCCCCTacgtgttttaaaaaaaaaaccctcttaGCAGTTTCCTCTGGTGGTCCGTTTGGCAGACTATATTGTAACTTGCCTCTGTGACAACACAACAGGTCTATTTTCCACTTGATGGCATGGTTTAGCCCATCTGCTGCGTGCTGTCCACGACGCTGAATGTGCACCAACAGAGAGTTGTGTTTGGAGGGCTTCAGGGATCGACCAGCATCCTTCTGTTAGCTGTGCTGATCATCATATTGTACTGCTGGGCCTCCGAGGAGACAGCACGGTGTCATTAGTCATAAAGTAAATCTTGAAATTTCAATTCGTGAAGCAACTCACGCTGCGTATCATGCAGTAGATACCTATATTTGTGAACATTTAGCAggtttttctcacattttaagCAATTATTAAAGAGTAAAGAGGCTAGCATCATGACTTTTCctctttaaaataacaaatgatGCAAGATAGATATTATCCTTGTATCATAATGCATGGAAAGGGAgttttaatatactgtaaaatagaaaaaaaacttcTCTCATCTGTTTAATAATCAGTATAAACAACATCTTCAGTGTTCAGTGGCCCGTCCACGTTGCTGCTCAGCAGTCAGTGGGTTAAAAACGCTTCAGACTACATTCATCATGTAGGACCTCAATTAGCATTGATCTGCAGGGGGGGAAAGAAACATAGCTGCGTTATTATATACCATGGAGCAATTTCTGTTCCAGTGATTGAGTGTATGGAGGGATTTCTCAAACATAGCCGGCCTAACATATTTTGTCTTCCTGTCAATAATCTGGCACTTGTCTAAATTATTGATCAATAGCAACTGATCATTTTATACCAAGGCACAacaatggtgcattttattcAGTATGCAGTTTTAGGCCCCCCGGCAGGCAGCgtgtaatatactgtacttattaaaacaaagaataaatCTAAGTTTAATCTCTGGCTGCTTTTAAAGTCCTCTCTGACAGAGTAACTTACTGGTGCTGTTCAGAGGCTCGTGAGGTTCGTTCATGTGTGTTGTGGCGGCTGGTTCACATAACAAGAGCACAGCAATCCTTCTAGAAACAGATCTTTTTCatggcagacattttgactgaGGAAAAGCACAGGGGGAACTAATAGCATTAATTGTTCTATGCAAGCGTCCAAGTAAGGGACTGTATGAAAGTTATTGggatggaggaagaggtggatcctatatttcattttattaaaaaaaaaggccctCTCCAgtattattaaagaggacctattgtgcttttgtttaagtgcatacttgcattttgggtttctactagaacatgtttacattagggctgtcaattgagtaaaatatttaatcgctattaattgcaaattaatcacacattttttatctgttcaaaatgtaccttaaagggagatttgtcaagtatttaatactcttatcaacatgggactgcatatgattattataaagtgggcatgtctctaaaggggagactcgtgggtacccatagagcccacatttcattcacatatctcgaggtcagaggtcaagggacccctttgaaattaaccatgacagtttttccttgccaaaatttggcGCAAGCTTGGAGCACTATTTATCCTGcctcgcaacaagctagtatgacatggttggtaccaatggattttttaggttgtctagattcatatgatgccagtatcttcactctagctttaaaaacaaaaaatcgcaaattgcgttaatgcgttaaagaaatgagtggcgttaaaacaaatttgcgttaatgcattattgtcgtgttaactttgacagccctcgtttacatgctttaatgttcaaaaaacactttacattTATCTTACTGATTGTGCTGCAGCACATCTTTACACTCTCTGTCAACCGAAccagctcttcagctccgctctaactagctttgtttgagggcgtgccaaactagttgttaggcaggtattatgcaaatgtgttacttggtgacatcaccacgttacagaagaaaaggtgggacttcaaacaaggcgtttcaggcagttcaggagcagtgtttctgcaggggagagtaactccctttggcgtggactttgggttttaaaactttgcagaccttttacaaaaaaggatataacacactaaagtaaAAGGAAAAATCGCAAacgcataataggtcctctttaatattttatatgaaCCCTCTTATGGTTTCTTTTGgcaaacaaaacattacaaaatTCCAGCTGTTTCCTattttgattaatc
It encodes:
- the gpx9 gene encoding glutathione peroxidase 9, yielding MANKSIYDFSVETLDGQSVPLNNYRGKVLLIINVATFUGSTIEEYHRLNALMEMFGDLNFTVLGFPSNQFGLQSPETNHETLNVLKYVRPGAGFVPKFPVFGKVEVNGINEEPLFAYLKECLPFVNPVIGDMKKFYWTPINVNDIRWNFEKFLITADGMPFKRYELHCPIEKVEKDIAELL
- the fbxl15 gene encoding F-box/LRR-repeat protein 15, whose protein sequence is MDEEAKMRACHLLDLPWEDVLVPHVLCHLPLQHLVSLQRVSKQFHSLIQVYLANCRTFDLSTIGPSVPKEAFCSMLKDNKVLHSLSLQSCSDWVTDKELLPVIGQNQHLQRVDMSGCVCLARHSLVAVSLSCMHLQHLGLAHCEWVDSLSLRSLADHCGGLQSIDLTACRQLKDDAICYLAKKCLKLRSLSLAVNANVTDESVEEVAKNCRGLEQLDLTGCLRVRNQSIRTLAEYCPKLQSLKVNHCHNVTESSLDPLRKRNVVIDVEPPLQRALVLLQDVLGFAPFINLQI